One genomic segment of Gottschalkia acidurici 9a includes these proteins:
- a CDS encoding valine--tRNA ligase yields the protein MNEDMAKTYSPKEFEDRIYKYWEDKDYFRAEVDKNKKPYTIMMPPPNVTGNLHMGHALVNTMQDILIRWKRMEGYSALWLPGTDHASISTEAKVVEKIESEGKNKYELGREKFLEEAWAWTEKYGGNIRNQLRKLGVSCDWFRERFTLDEGLSEAVEEVFIRLYEKGLIYRGDRIINWCISCGTAISDAEVEHEESQGSIWHIRYPVKDSDESIVIATTRPETMLGDLAVAVNPEDDRYKNLIGKTLILPLVNREIPVIADDYVEMEFGTGAVKITPSHDPNDFEVGARHNLGQLRIMNDDGTINAQGGKYEGLERYEARKQMVKDLEENGLLVEVKDHNNNVGHCERCGTIVEPIISKQWFVAMESMAKPALEAYREQKVNFVPDRFGKIYTHWLENIKDWCISRQLWWGHRLPVYYCNDCGEVMVSKDNVKTCSKCNSSNVVQDNDTLDTWFSSALWPFSTLGWPESTEDLKYFYPTNVLVTGYDIIFFWVVRMVFSGIEQMGEVPFKDVLINGLVRDAQGRKMSKSLGNGIDPLELIDEYGADALRFMLITGNSPGNDMRFHVEKVESSRNFANKLWNASRFVLMNLDENVVDFESIKDSLKQEDEWIISRVNNLAKEVTENLNKYELGIAAQKVYDFTWNEYCDWYIELAKPRLYGEDGIDKDTAKSVLLKVLKDILKLLHPFMPYITEEIWRHLPHTEKSLIVEVWPVYSDENQYIESEKAMEFVMECIKDIRNIRAEMNVIPSKKAKAIFVTKDERLKEILSKSEIYFTTLASASNIELKEDKDGVGEDAMSAVVGKCEIFLPLEELVDLQKEIERLEKERKRLEDELKRVSGKLSNEGFVSKAPQKVIDEEKEKQEKYQDMMDKVVERLESLKNK from the coding sequence ATGAACGAAGATATGGCAAAAACATATAGTCCTAAAGAATTTGAGGATAGGATATATAAATACTGGGAAGATAAAGACTATTTTAGAGCAGAGGTAGATAAAAATAAAAAACCTTATACTATAATGATGCCTCCGCCAAATGTAACTGGTAACTTGCATATGGGACATGCACTAGTAAATACAATGCAAGATATTTTAATAAGATGGAAGCGTATGGAAGGGTATTCAGCACTATGGCTACCGGGTACAGACCATGCAAGTATATCAACAGAGGCTAAAGTAGTTGAGAAGATAGAATCAGAAGGAAAAAACAAATATGAACTAGGAAGAGAAAAGTTTTTAGAAGAAGCATGGGCATGGACAGAAAAATATGGTGGAAATATTAGAAATCAATTAAGAAAACTAGGAGTATCTTGTGACTGGTTTAGAGAGAGATTTACTCTTGATGAAGGACTAAGTGAGGCAGTAGAGGAAGTTTTTATAAGACTATATGAAAAAGGACTTATATATAGAGGCGATAGAATAATAAACTGGTGTATAAGTTGTGGAACTGCTATATCGGATGCAGAGGTTGAACATGAAGAATCACAAGGAAGTATCTGGCATATAAGATATCCAGTTAAAGATAGCGATGAATCTATAGTAATAGCTACTACTAGACCGGAGACTATGTTAGGAGATCTTGCAGTAGCAGTTAATCCTGAAGATGATAGATACAAAAACTTAATAGGAAAAACACTTATACTACCATTAGTAAACAGAGAAATACCAGTAATAGCAGATGATTACGTAGAAATGGAATTTGGTACAGGGGCAGTTAAAATAACTCCATCACATGACCCTAATGACTTTGAAGTTGGAGCTAGACATAACTTAGGGCAACTAAGAATCATGAATGATGATGGAACTATAAATGCTCAAGGTGGAAAATATGAAGGCTTAGAAAGATATGAAGCTAGAAAGCAAATGGTTAAAGATTTAGAAGAGAATGGACTACTAGTAGAAGTAAAAGATCACAACAACAACGTGGGACATTGTGAAAGATGTGGAACAATAGTAGAGCCTATAATATCTAAGCAATGGTTTGTTGCAATGGAAAGCATGGCAAAGCCAGCACTAGAAGCTTATAGAGAACAAAAAGTAAACTTTGTTCCGGATAGATTTGGTAAGATATATACTCATTGGCTTGAAAATATAAAGGATTGGTGTATATCTAGACAACTTTGGTGGGGACATAGACTACCAGTTTACTACTGTAATGATTGTGGAGAAGTAATGGTATCTAAAGACAATGTAAAAACTTGCTCTAAATGTAATAGTTCAAATGTAGTGCAGGATAATGACACATTGGACACTTGGTTCTCATCAGCGCTTTGGCCTTTCTCAACACTAGGATGGCCAGAAAGTACTGAGGACTTAAAATATTTCTATCCAACGAACGTATTAGTTACTGGATACGATATTATATTCTTCTGGGTAGTTAGAATGGTATTCTCAGGAATTGAGCAAATGGGAGAAGTTCCATTTAAAGATGTTCTTATAAATGGACTAGTTAGAGATGCTCAAGGTAGAAAAATGAGTAAGTCTTTAGGAAATGGAATAGATCCTCTAGAACTTATAGATGAGTATGGTGCGGATGCGCTTAGATTTATGCTAATTACAGGAAATAGTCCAGGAAATGATATGAGATTCCACGTTGAAAAAGTAGAATCAAGTAGAAATTTTGCAAATAAGTTATGGAATGCTTCTAGATTTGTTCTTATGAACCTAGATGAAAACGTAGTAGATTTTGAAAGTATAAAGGACTCTTTAAAACAAGAAGATGAATGGATTATATCGAGAGTTAATAATTTAGCTAAAGAAGTAACTGAAAATCTAAATAAATATGAGCTAGGGATAGCTGCACAAAAAGTATATGACTTTACTTGGAACGAATACTGCGACTGGTATATAGAATTAGCTAAACCTAGATTATATGGAGAAGACGGTATAGATAAAGATACAGCTAAGTCGGTACTTTTAAAAGTATTAAAAGATATATTAAAGTTATTACATCCATTTATGCCATATATAACAGAGGAAATCTGGAGACACTTACCTCATACGGAGAAAAGCTTAATAGTAGAAGTGTGGCCAGTATATAGTGATGAAAATCAATATATAGAGTCTGAAAAGGCTATGGAATTTGTAATGGAGTGTATTAAAGATATAAGAAATATAAGAGCTGAGATGAATGTAATTCCTTCTAAAAAAGCTAAGGCTATATTTGTTACTAAAGATGAAAGATTAAAAGAAATACTTAGTAAATCAGAAATATACTTTACTACACTAGCGTCTGCATCTAATATAGAGTTAAAAGAAGATAAAGATGGCGTTGGAGAGGATGCAATGTCAGCAGTGGTTGGTAAGTGTGAAATATTCTTACCATTAGAAGAATTAGTAGATTTACAAAAAGAGATAGAAAGACTTGAAAAAGAAAGAAAAAGACTTGAAGATGAATTAAAAAGAGTTAGTGGTAAACTTTCAAATGAAGGATTTGTAAGCAAAGCACCACAAAAAGTAATAGATGAAGAAAAAGAAAAACAAGAAAAATATCAAGATATGATGGATAAAGTAGTTGAAAGACTAGAAAGTTTAAAAAATAAGTAA
- a CDS encoding CCA tRNA nucleotidyltransferase, with protein MNIKLPNEVQRVFEILESYNHEAFLVGGSVRDKLLGKEPKDYDFTTDAVPENIIMIFESMGYKTIPTGIEYGTITVIIDDESFEITTYRADGDYNDGRRPSKVNFSKSIDEDLKRRDFTINAMAYNPNKGLVDNYGGRVDLEEGIIRAVGNAEDRMKEDFLRAFRAVRFANQLDMKIEKSIKVTIDKNKSLVRNISKERINEELTKTLLSNNRLKYIRLMSILLEDVLPELSESLETPQNHPYHMYNVGIHTIKVVNSVDNDIVLKLSALLHDMGKPKCRTTDEKGIDHFYGHNKVSTKVAKRFLKELRFSNDILNKVERLVYYHDRPIEPREKSVRRALNQVGEDIFLDLLKLKEADIKGQNIEYIDRLDTIEKIKEVYKEVVEQEQCFSLKNLAINGRDLIDIGIEPGKEIGIILNKLLEKVIDKPELNEKGILLDKVKSMKKNKSE; from the coding sequence ATGAACATTAAATTACCAAATGAAGTACAAAGGGTATTTGAAATATTGGAATCATATAATCATGAAGCATTTTTAGTTGGTGGCTCTGTTAGAGATAAATTGCTTGGAAAAGAACCAAAAGATTATGATTTTACTACGGATGCAGTACCTGAAAATATAATAATGATATTTGAGTCTATGGGATATAAGACAATACCTACAGGGATAGAATATGGAACTATCACAGTTATAATAGATGATGAATCATTTGAAATAACTACTTATCGTGCAGATGGTGATTATAATGATGGAAGAAGGCCAAGTAAAGTCAACTTTTCTAAGTCAATAGATGAAGATTTAAAACGCAGAGATTTTACTATAAATGCAATGGCATATAATCCGAATAAAGGACTTGTAGACAATTATGGTGGAAGAGTTGATTTGGAGGAAGGAATAATAAGAGCTGTAGGAAATGCAGAAGATAGGATGAAAGAAGATTTCTTAAGAGCTTTCAGAGCAGTGAGATTTGCAAATCAACTAGATATGAAGATAGAAAAGTCAATAAAAGTTACTATAGATAAAAATAAGAGTTTAGTTAGAAACATTAGTAAGGAAAGAATAAATGAGGAATTAACTAAGACTCTACTATCGAATAATAGACTAAAGTACATAAGATTAATGTCAATTTTACTAGAAGACGTACTACCTGAATTATCTGAGAGTTTAGAGACACCGCAGAATCATCCATACCATATGTATAATGTAGGCATACATACAATAAAGGTAGTGAATAGTGTGGATAATGATATAGTGTTAAAGCTTTCAGCATTACTACACGACATGGGAAAACCAAAGTGTAGGACTACGGATGAAAAAGGTATAGATCATTTTTATGGACATAATAAAGTGAGTACAAAGGTAGCAAAAAGATTCTTAAAAGAATTAAGATTTAGCAATGATATATTAAACAAAGTTGAAAGATTAGTTTATTATCATGATAGACCTATAGAACCAAGAGAAAAAAGCGTAAGAAGAGCATTAAATCAAGTAGGAGAAGATATATTTTTAGATTTATTAAAATTAAAAGAGGCAGATATAAAGGGACAAAATATAGAATATATTGATAGGCTTGATACCATAGAAAAAATAAAAGAGGTTTATAAGGAAGTTGTAGAGCAAGAACAGTGCTTTAGCTTAAAAAACTTAGCAATTAACGGTAGAGACTTAATAGATATAGGGATAGAGCCAGGTAAAGAAATTGGTATAATTTTAAATAAACTTTTAGAAAAAGTTATAGATAAGCCTGAATTAAATGAAAAAGGTATTTTGCTAGATAAAGTGAAAAGTATGAAAAAAAATAAGTCTGAATAA
- the trpS gene encoding tryptophan--tRNA ligase — protein sequence MTEKKIIFSGIQPSGALTLGNYLGALKNWVNLQEENDCYFCVVDQHAITVPQEAKNLRKNTLEVLALYIACGIDPEKSSLFIQSHVSAHAELSWVLNTMTYMGQLNRMTQYKEKSEKSEANLNAGLFTYPVLMAADILLYQTDAVPVGDDQKQHIELARDLAERFNSRYSETFKVPEPMISKFGSRIMSLQEPTKKMSKSDSDANAFILLLDDADTIKRKIKRAVTDSIGVVSYNDEQLGVKNLMTIYSKLSGESIESIQNKYEGKGYGVFKEDLAEVVAEGLRPVREKAEYLLKNKDQLELVYTKGAEKAEKVARKTLRKVYKKIGFIERKY from the coding sequence ATGACGGAAAAGAAAATTATATTCAGTGGGATACAGCCTTCTGGAGCACTAACATTAGGAAATTATCTAGGAGCTCTAAAAAACTGGGTAAATTTACAAGAAGAAAATGATTGTTACTTTTGTGTAGTAGATCAACACGCAATAACAGTTCCACAAGAGGCAAAAAATTTAAGAAAAAATACATTAGAAGTATTGGCATTATATATAGCTTGTGGAATTGATCCAGAGAAAAGTTCACTATTCATTCAGTCCCATGTAAGTGCGCATGCAGAATTAAGCTGGGTATTAAATACAATGACATATATGGGACAACTGAATAGAATGACTCAGTATAAAGAAAAATCTGAAAAAAGTGAAGCAAACTTAAATGCAGGTCTTTTTACATATCCTGTATTAATGGCTGCAGATATATTACTTTATCAAACAGATGCAGTTCCAGTTGGTGATGATCAAAAACAACATATAGAGTTAGCTAGAGACTTAGCAGAAAGATTTAATAGTAGATATAGTGAAACATTCAAAGTTCCAGAGCCAATGATATCTAAATTTGGTTCTAGAATAATGAGTTTACAAGAACCAACTAAAAAAATGTCAAAATCAGATAGTGATGCAAATGCATTTATACTTTTATTAGACGATGCAGATACTATTAAGAGAAAAATTAAGAGAGCAGTTACAGACTCAATAGGAGTAGTTAGTTATAATGATGAACAATTAGGAGTAAAGAATTTAATGACTATATACTCTAAACTATCTGGAGAAAGCATAGAGTCTATACAAAATAAATATGAAGGTAAAGGTTATGGTGTATTTAAAGAAGATTTAGCTGAAGTAGTAGCAGAAGGATTAAGACCAGTTAGGGAAAAAGCAGAATATCTTTTAAAGAACAAAGATCAGTTAGAATTGGTTTACACTAAGGGAGCGGAAAAAGCAGAAAAGGTTGCTAGAAAAACACTAAGAAAAGTTTATAAAAAGATAGGATTTATTGAAAGAAAGTACTAA
- a CDS encoding ABC transporter substrate-binding protein — translation MYKKRLLSLLLIVLIISSLFLVGCQEKGNLTKVRLIEVTHSFFYAPQYVAMSKGFFEEEGIKIELINGKGADKCMTALLSGEADISFMGSEASIYVYNQGKDDFAINFAQLTQKDGSFLVSREKEKNFSFDNLKGKTIIGGRIGGMPEMTLEYVLRKNGIDPSKDVKLRTDIQFDVMAGAFVGGEGDYVALFEPIATSIEKEGKGHIVASIGAEGGYIPYTSYSTTKDYLAKNPDTVQKFTNAIYKGMLWVQSHSPEEVASVLKEHFPDADEDTLSTLVARYKDQDTWKPDPVMTEEGFDHIQNIMIEAGQLDKKVPYESLVITDFAKKAIESIKLDDINNK, via the coding sequence ATGTATAAAAAGAGATTATTATCTTTGCTTTTAATAGTTTTAATAATATCTAGCTTATTCTTGGTTGGTTGTCAGGAAAAAGGCAACTTAACTAAAGTTCGCCTTATAGAAGTTACTCACTCGTTTTTTTATGCACCTCAATATGTTGCTATGTCTAAAGGCTTTTTTGAAGAAGAAGGTATTAAGATAGAGCTAATTAATGGTAAGGGCGCTGATAAGTGTATGACTGCTCTTTTAAGTGGTGAGGCTGATATTAGTTTCATGGGATCAGAAGCTTCTATTTACGTTTATAATCAAGGTAAAGATGACTTCGCTATAAATTTTGCTCAATTAACTCAAAAAGATGGTTCCTTTTTAGTCTCTAGAGAAAAAGAAAAAAACTTTTCTTTCGATAATTTAAAAGGAAAGACTATAATAGGTGGGCGTATAGGTGGTATGCCTGAGATGACACTTGAATATGTGCTTAGAAAAAATGGAATAGATCCAAGTAAAGATGTTAAGCTACGTACTGATATTCAGTTTGATGTTATGGCTGGTGCTTTTGTAGGTGGGGAAGGAGACTATGTAGCACTCTTTGAGCCTATTGCAACCTCTATTGAAAAAGAAGGTAAAGGGCACATTGTTGCCTCAATAGGTGCAGAAGGTGGATATATTCCCTATACATCTTATAGTACAACTAAAGACTATCTAGCGAAAAATCCTGATACTGTTCAAAAGTTTACTAATGCCATTTATAAAGGAATGTTGTGGGTACAGTCTCACTCTCCTGAAGAAGTAGCAAGTGTTTTAAAAGAGCATTTTCCAGATGCTGATGAAGATACTTTATCTACTTTAGTTGCCAGATATAAAGATCAAGATACTTGGAAGCCAGATCCTGTAATGACTGAAGAAGGATTTGATCACATTCAGAATATTATGATAGAAGCTGGACAATTGGATAAAAAAGTTCCTTATGAGAGCTTAGTTATAACCGATTTTGCTAAAAAAGCTATAGAAAGCATTAAACTAGACGATATCAACAATAAATAA
- the pgsA gene encoding CDP-diacylglycerol--glycerol-3-phosphate 3-phosphatidyltransferase — MTNLPNLITTMRFFLIPAFVVMFFSSVENSLMYSTLIFAIAGVTDVIDGYIARTYNMVTKLGIVLDPLADKLMQLTVLICFTIKDYIPMWVIVVIGIKEVLMIFGGIFLYYFGDKTVIPANKFGKIATISFYVAIFIVATNISSILSLVLISLTVVLTIIAFINYFMDFTQAHKDLKK, encoded by the coding sequence ATGACAAACTTGCCAAATTTGATAACAACTATGAGATTTTTTTTAATACCCGCATTTGTAGTTATGTTTTTTTCTTCTGTAGAGAATAGTTTGATGTACTCAACACTGATATTTGCAATAGCTGGGGTCACAGATGTAATAGATGGTTACATAGCTAGGACTTATAACATGGTTACTAAGTTAGGAATAGTATTAGATCCGTTGGCTGATAAACTTATGCAACTTACTGTACTGATTTGTTTCACTATTAAAGATTATATACCTATGTGGGTTATAGTTGTAATAGGTATAAAAGAGGTACTGATGATATTTGGAGGAATATTCTTGTATTATTTTGGAGACAAGACTGTAATACCTGCAAATAAGTTTGGTAAAATAGCGACGATATCATTCTATGTTGCTATATTTATAGTAGCAACAAATATTAGTAGTATACTGAGCTTAGTACTAATATCACTTACAGTAGTATTAACTATAATAGCTTTTATTAACTATTTTATGGATTTCACACAAGCACACAAAGACTTAAAAAAATAA
- a CDS encoding YhgE/Pip domain-containing protein has protein sequence MDFLKVFLSEIKNIKKSKYLIIALIVITLMPLAYGGLYLAAFWDPYGNTEDIPVAVVNLDKGANRENKLYNFGDELVDNLKGNDSLGWKFVKTVESAEKGVKGDKYFAMVVIPENFTNQLLDVEKGKINKPKVIFETNKKKNYIVGIITDKASDAIEKGIREKTSIKFTELVMDNLSELRDGFKKASDGSTLLKDGILTMNGKMPQLSNGVESLADGANSISLGIGELNNKIPQMIDGTEKLKDGSNQLKLGLSQLSQGMDNLNNKDKGLPAIKSGSDKMKNRIAHQVYNGLTSNNDLSNGISQLSAGITQIGQIIDSKNIPISSEMKSSLQRDINNINSLNSILSSIKSNSNKGNSEELLLKLSAILNGTNPDSPVSSIYTSGKDLEKISDEIKNMPNYGTTESLKALDTNIKTLSQGMLGLDASLLELKTALSLYQGIYTISDGIGQATSGVSKLQTGVNELYNGSENLYSGLDTMNKKTKEMQNGVGALYEGSLQLKDGAQTLSGKIPELKDGVGKLYEGSDKLNSNLLDGEKKLSDKLVTDKEKMSNFVSKPVNMDNTALYDVDKYGVGLAPNFVSLGLWMGALMLFFIINDKVDNSLGNVKASSVMLGKYLFCCIIGVFQAILLSLAVMKLGLHPPNILPYIGFNIFLSWVFISISMTLVFLLGDIGRLGVVIMLLLQLTSSGGTFPKELLPGFFKNANPLLPFTYSISALRELGLGADKMVVRKDILVLSIILIGFLGLGVIMKQRTDRIKESI, from the coding sequence ATGGACTTTTTGAAAGTGTTTTTAAGTGAGATTAAAAATATTAAAAAAAGCAAGTATTTGATAATAGCCTTAATCGTAATTACGCTAATGCCACTTGCTTATGGTGGATTATATTTAGCAGCTTTCTGGGATCCATATGGAAATACAGAAGACATACCGGTTGCAGTAGTAAATCTTGATAAGGGTGCAAACAGAGAAAATAAATTATATAATTTTGGAGACGAACTAGTAGATAATTTAAAAGGTAACGACAGCTTAGGTTGGAAATTTGTAAAGACTGTAGAAAGCGCAGAAAAAGGAGTTAAAGGTGACAAATACTTTGCTATGGTAGTAATACCTGAAAATTTTACTAATCAACTATTAGATGTTGAAAAAGGAAAAATAAATAAACCTAAAGTTATATTTGAAACTAATAAAAAGAAAAACTATATAGTTGGGATTATTACAGATAAAGCTTCAGATGCTATAGAAAAAGGAATAAGAGAAAAAACAAGTATTAAATTCACAGAATTAGTAATGGATAATTTAAGTGAATTGAGAGATGGATTTAAAAAAGCATCTGATGGAAGTACACTTTTGAAAGATGGTATTTTAACTATGAATGGAAAGATGCCACAATTATCAAATGGAGTAGAAAGTCTTGCAGATGGAGCTAATAGTATAAGTTTAGGGATTGGAGAATTAAATAATAAAATACCACAAATGATAGATGGAACGGAGAAACTCAAAGATGGTTCAAATCAACTTAAGTTAGGGTTATCACAATTATCACAAGGTATGGATAATCTAAATAACAAAGATAAAGGACTACCTGCTATAAAAAGTGGATCTGATAAAATGAAAAACCGAATAGCTCATCAAGTGTACAATGGATTAACAAGTAATAATGATTTATCTAATGGGATATCACAATTATCTGCTGGTATCACTCAAATAGGGCAGATAATTGATTCTAAAAATATTCCCATTTCAAGCGAAATGAAATCGAGCTTACAAAGAGATATAAATAATATAAACAGTTTAAATTCCATATTAAGTAGTATAAAGTCTAATAGTAATAAAGGTAATAGTGAAGAATTACTATTAAAGCTATCAGCTATCCTTAATGGAACTAATCCAGATTCACCAGTATCTAGTATATATACTTCAGGAAAGGATTTAGAAAAGATATCTGATGAAATAAAAAACATGCCTAATTACGGAACTACAGAGAGTCTTAAAGCTTTAGATACTAATATTAAGACACTATCTCAAGGTATGCTAGGTCTTGATGCTAGCCTTTTAGAGTTAAAGACAGCACTTAGCTTGTATCAAGGAATATATACTATATCAGATGGAATAGGACAAGCCACAAGTGGAGTAAGTAAGTTACAGACAGGTGTTAATGAACTATATAATGGCTCTGAAAACTTATATTCAGGACTAGACACAATGAATAAAAAGACTAAAGAAATGCAAAATGGAGTAGGGGCTTTATATGAAGGTTCTCTACAATTGAAAGATGGGGCACAAACCTTAAGTGGAAAAATTCCAGAACTTAAAGATGGTGTAGGTAAACTTTATGAAGGGTCTGATAAACTAAATTCGAATCTTTTAGATGGAGAAAAAAAATTATCAGATAAGCTAGTAACAGATAAAGAAAAAATGAGTAATTTTGTATCAAAGCCCGTGAATATGGATAATACTGCATTATATGATGTAGATAAATATGGTGTTGGTCTTGCTCCAAACTTTGTATCACTAGGATTATGGATGGGAGCATTGATGTTGTTCTTTATAATAAACGATAAAGTTGATAATAGTTTAGGGAATGTAAAAGCTTCATCAGTAATGCTTGGAAAATATCTTTTCTGTTGCATTATAGGAGTATTTCAAGCTATTTTATTAAGTTTAGCTGTTATGAAACTAGGACTACATCCACCTAATATATTACCTTATATAGGATTTAATATATTTTTATCATGGGTATTTATTTCTATATCTATGACTTTAGTATTTTTATTGGGGGATATAGGAAGACTTGGTGTAGTTATAATGTTACTCTTACAACTTACATCTTCGGGAGGAACATTCCCAAAAGAACTTTTACCAGGATTCTTTAAGAATGCAAATCCACTACTACCATTTACCTATTCAATATCAGCCTTAAGAGAGTTAGGATTAGGGGCGGATAAAATGGTAGTAAGAAAAGATATATTAGTATTATCAATAATTCTTATTGGATTTTTAGGGCTAGGAGTTATAATGAAGCAGCGTACAGATAGAATAAAAGAAAGTATATAA
- a CDS encoding zinc ribbon domain-containing protein: MGFFSRSSSDKHKYKHGHYGSKHYKKKGLIDNIFNILNSSSRSHRKYREHNKYFGESFHKQNTNGSIICSRCKTPNSHEAKFCNSCGEKMISRQYCPNCGKDISPNDSFCSSCGKKV, translated from the coding sequence ATGGGTTTTTTTTCCAGATCATCATCTGACAAACACAAATATAAGCATGGACATTATGGAAGTAAACACTACAAGAAAAAGGGATTGATAGACAATATATTTAATATTTTGAATTCTAGTAGTAGATCTCATAGAAAGTATAGGGAACATAATAAATATTTTGGTGAATCATTTCATAAACAAAATACAAATGGATCAATAATATGTTCAAGATGTAAAACTCCAAATTCTCATGAAGCAAAGTTTTGTAATAGTTGTGGAGAAAAGATGATAAGTAGACAGTATTGTCCTAATTGTGGTAAAGATATCTCTCCGAATGATAGTTTTTGTTCAAGTTGTGGTAAAAAAGTTTGA
- a CDS encoding bifunctional folylpolyglutamate synthase/dihydrofolate synthase, with the protein MNYNEALEYIHETNKFGSVLGLENIKELLELMGNPQKDLKFIHVAGTNGKGSTCSYITSILSKAGYNVGLFTSPYLETFNERIRIGSENIPNDDLAEVTTFAKESVEKMLEKGFNHPTEFELVTAIAFEYYKRKKVDYVVLEVGLGGRYDSTNIIDKSIASVIVPIAMDHIDVLGDTLGKIAYEKAGIIKENGFVITYPQEPEAKEVVETVAKEQNAELITVPTENVSIKEVSEMGTKFNFKYGNYELEDLQISLIGKHQAYNASTALTTLFALRDKGEINITEEHVRKGLEETKWIGRLELLKKSPRFIIDGAHNMQGIEALKKTLQEIFNYDKLILGLGILADKDVDHMIAEMAPLGDQIIVTEANIFRAMKAEELAERISKYNKNYIVEKDIEKAIDKAIEMAGENDLILFSGSLYLIGDVRKYAKNK; encoded by the coding sequence ATGAACTATAATGAAGCACTAGAATATATACACGAAACTAATAAATTTGGAAGTGTATTAGGACTAGAAAATATAAAAGAACTTTTAGAATTAATGGGCAATCCTCAAAAAGACTTAAAGTTTATTCACGTTGCTGGAACAAATGGAAAAGGTTCTACTTGCTCATACATTACTAGTATATTAAGTAAAGCTGGATATAATGTAGGGCTGTTTACTTCTCCATATCTTGAGACATTTAATGAAAGAATAAGAATCGGTAGTGAAAACATACCTAATGATGACTTAGCAGAAGTAACTACTTTTGCTAAAGAAAGTGTAGAAAAAATGCTAGAAAAAGGATTCAATCATCCAACAGAATTTGAACTGGTAACTGCTATAGCTTTTGAATACTATAAAAGAAAAAAAGTAGATTATGTAGTACTAGAAGTTGGACTTGGTGGAAGATATGACTCAACTAATATTATAGATAAATCGATAGCATCTGTAATAGTTCCTATAGCTATGGATCATATAGATGTACTAGGGGATACTTTAGGAAAAATAGCTTATGAAAAAGCTGGTATTATAAAAGAAAATGGATTTGTAATAACTTATCCACAAGAGCCAGAAGCAAAAGAAGTAGTAGAAACTGTAGCAAAAGAGCAAAATGCAGAATTAATCACAGTTCCAACTGAAAATGTTAGTATAAAAGAAGTAAGTGAAATGGGAACTAAGTTCAATTTTAAATATGGAAATTATGAACTAGAAGATTTACAAATAAGCCTTATAGGAAAACATCAAGCATATAACGCATCTACAGCTTTAACAACTCTATTTGCTCTTAGAGACAAAGGTGAGATAAATATAACAGAAGAGCATGTAAGAAAAGGATTAGAAGAAACTAAATGGATAGGAAGATTAGAGTTACTAAAAAAATCTCCTAGATTTATAATTGATGGTGCTCACAATATGCAAGGTATAGAAGCGCTGAAGAAAACATTACAAGAAATATTTAACTACGATAAACTAATTTTAGGATTAGGAATATTAGCAGATAAAGACGTAGATCATATGATAGCAGAAATGGCACCATTAGGAGATCAAATAATAGTTACAGAAGCAAATATATTTAGAGCCATGAAAGCAGAAGAATTAGCAGAAAGAATAAGTAAATACAACAAAAACTATATAGTAGAAAAAGATATAGAAAAAGCTATAGATAAAGCTATAGAAATGGCAGGAGAAAATGACTTAATATTATTCTCAGGATCGCTTTATTTAATAGGTGATGTTAGAAAGTATGCTAAAAATAAATAG